A single Mangifera indica cultivar Alphonso chromosome 20, CATAS_Mindica_2.1, whole genome shotgun sequence DNA region contains:
- the LOC123203829 gene encoding late embryogenesis abundant protein At1g64065-like: MKQENYQMVPWAPPKRDEELYAPGKPFRKQKSSKCLVYFLVLIVSLGAIALIFASIFLRTKTPKVEIKSVVVSNLSHGIANSSSSSWFNATLVAELTLENKNFGSFEFQNGSGNFFHCSVTVGDMKIGKGRVKARKRKMMKLRVELRSNLTSDINSGLLKLSCHAKLQGRVKLFDFVEKKESPEMNCCMSLNLTSHAAQDLVCN, translated from the coding sequence ATGAAacaagaaaattatcaaatggTGCCATGGGCACCTCCCAAAAGAGATGAAGAGCTGTATGCACCAGGCAAACCCTTCCGCAAACAAAAGAGCAGCAAGTGTCTTGTATATTTTCTAGTTCTAATTGTCTCACTGGGTGCCATCGCTTTAATTTTTGCATCAATTTTCTTGCGCACCAAGACTCccaaagttgaaataaaatcaGTGGTGGTCAGTAATCTCAGCCATGGAATTGCAAACTCATCGTCATCTTCTTGGTTTAATGCAACGCTTGTGGCTGAGTTAACCCTGGAGAATAAAAACTTCGGTTCTTTCGAATTCCAGAACGGTTCTGGAAACTTTTTTCATTGCAGCGTTACGGTTGGTGACATGAAGATCGGTAAGGGGAGAGTGAAAGCTCGGAAAAGGAAGATGATGAAGCTTAGGGTTGAACTGAGATCAAATTTGACAAGTGATATAAATTCTGGGCTGTTGAAGCTAAGTTGCCATGCGAAATTGCAGGGCAGAGTGAAGTTGTTTGATTTTGTGGAGAAGAAGGAGAGCCCAGAGATGAACTGTTGTATGTCTTTAAATTTGACAAGTCATGCTGCACAGGATTTGGTCTGCaactaa
- the LOC123204749 gene encoding uncharacterized protein LOC123204749 gives MAVRSDSTRPLSPGQVRSDKKQEEMGRPQRNLRLYGCVFLLLTITAVIITLIFTVFQIKDPDIKVNSVTVKQLVFANNGGVPGGRNITLVADVSLKNRNVASFKFGNTTSTISYGGVVVGEGWIPAAVSKSKRTLRMNVSMDVIPEKLMAVPGFTADVISGALNMTTYTRVQGKVKLLKIIEATMVMKLNCTVVYNISSQTAESHCKQHH, from the coding sequence ATGGCTGTCAGGAGTGACTCAACCAGACCTTTGTCGCCTGGCCAAGTCCGCAGTGataaaaaacaagaagagaTGGGCAGGCCTCAAAGAAACCTTCGGCTTTATGGATGTGTCTTCCTTCTTTTAACAATCACAGCCGTGATAATCACACTCATTTTCACAGTTTTTCAGATCAAGGATCCGGACATCAAGGTGAATTCGGTTACAGTTAAACAACTGGTATTTGCTAATAATGGCGGTGTTCCAGGCGGTCGGAACATCACACTTGTGGCTGATGTTTCGTTGAAAAATCGTAACGTGGCTTCCTTCAAATTCGGTAACACCACCAGCACTATTTCCTACGGCGGCGTAGTGGTGGGTGAAGGGTGGATTCCTGCAGCAGTTTCCAAGTCAAAACGAACCCTTCGAATGAACGTTTCCATGGATGTAATTCCTGAGAAATTAATGGCTGTTCCGGGTTTTACGGCTGACGTGATTTCAGGAGCATTGAACATGACGACTTATACTAGAGTTCAGGGGAAGGTGAAGCTCTTGAAGATCATCGAAGCAACAATGGTGATGAAGTTGAATTGTACGGTCGTGTATAATATTTCGAGCCAGACGGCTGAAAGCCACTGCAAGCAGCACCATTAG
- the LOC123203818 gene encoding probable membrane-associated kinase regulator 2 produces MEAFSLLKYWRGAGGGGTGAASALASGGVVGSGDDGANLRTTATIVTAVSHQATETDDDDDNNDDGPFFDLEFAVQDEAEEENENDNVASEEDDDDDNEEEDESEFKFTISSNSSCSNNSNNERTDQNLALSPSDDLFFQGRLVPIEPSSLVFNSNEQSSKLQFPVSLLKSATKFRVFMLGFKKSKQQRNVSEKTESNDRSAAPAAAEITKEQKKQETEKEKQSKSEKQSKFFTVKFKVEEVPIMSMFIRDNSGSRKSQKPQNVEDSTEEKKFSKDVMQKYLKKVKPLYIRVSKRYAEKLKFSGQLNSGGGNKPVQSPPSTAGQKSNPPKSTAAEKGETETEVSESQVKSQKQANIPEKLRIVCKHLGKSRSASSAVAAVPAAAVISRRDDSLLQQQDGIQSAILHCKRSFNASRDSESSLLPRSVSDPSHKKSSMEEKDESFQA; encoded by the exons ATGGAAGCTTTCAGCTTGCTCAAGTACTGGCGAGGTGCTGGCGGTGGCGGCACTGGTGCTGCTTCTGCTCTTGCTAGTGGTGGTGTTGTCGGTTCTGGTGATGATGGTGCTAATTTACGTACCACTGCCACCATAGTCACCGCCGTTTCTCATCAGGCTACAGAGACCGACGATGACGATGACAACAACGACGACGGCCCCTTTTTTGACTTGGAGTTTGCGGTTCAAGACGAAGCCGAAGAAGAGAACGAAAACGACAACGTTGCGtctgaagaagatgatgatgatgataacgAAGAGGAAGACGAAAGCGAGTTTAAATtcacaatttcttcaaattcaaGCTGCAGCAACAACAGCAACAATGAGCGTACGGACCAAAATCTTGCGCTTTCTCCGTCCGATGATTTGTTTTTCCAGGGTAGACTTGTGCCCATTGAGCCTTCTTCACTTGTTTTCAATTCGAATGAGCAAAGTTCCAAGCTCCAATTTCCGGTCTCTCTGTTGAAATCCGCCACAAAATTTCGAGTGTTCATGTTGGGTTTCAAGAAATCGAAACAACAACGCAACGTTTCTGAGAAAACAGAATCAAATGACAGATCTGCTGCCCCTGCCGCTGCTGAGATTACGAAAGagcaaaagaaacaagaaacagAGAAGGAAAAACAGAGCAAATCGGAAAAACAGAGCAAGTTTTTTACTGTGAAATTCAAAGTGGAAGAAGTTCCTATTATGTCCATGTTCATCAGGGACAACAGTGGTTCAAGAAAGTCACAGAAGCCACAGAATGTTGAAGATTCTACAGAAGAGAAGAAATTTTCTAAAGATGTTATGCAGAAATACTTGAAAAAAGTTAAGCCTCTTTACATTCGGGTCTCCAAACGTTATGCGGAGAAATTGAAATTCTCAGGTCAGTTAAACTCAGGCGGCGGCAACAAACCCGTTCAGTCACCACCGTCAACGGCGGGTCAAAAGTCAAATCCTCCTAAATCAACGGCGGCAGAAAAGGGAGAGACTGAGACAGAAGTTAGTGAAAGTCAAGTCAAAAGTCAAAAGCAAGCAAATATTCCGGAAAAACTGAGAATTGTGTGTAAGCATTTGGGCAAAAGCCGATCGGCTTCTTCTGCCGTAGCCGCAGTCCCAGCCGCAGCTGTTATTTCCAGGAGAGACGATTCCCTTCTGCAGCAACAGGACGGAATTCAAAGCGCCATCTTACATTGCAAAAGATCCTTCAATGCCTCTCGag ATTCGGAATCTTCTTTGTTACCAAGATCTGTAAGTGACCCATCTcataaaaaatcatcaatggAAGAGAAAGATGAGAGCTTTCAAGCCTAA